Proteins found in one Triticum aestivum cultivar Chinese Spring chromosome 4D, IWGSC CS RefSeq v2.1, whole genome shotgun sequence genomic segment:
- the LOC123099403 gene encoding uncharacterized protein: MPADQPSLGDGRHPHILLDKKCLIGYLENSTTAKTRNSQGLDVEVSFKTADPPAISLCFARCVDHQTGKSLVAEPFILGIAGRFVLLAITFLDSANHYRRFLDYFVYKAAGPGSASLHLLPRPYPSSFSRNLVAVLPVTDNNSEEDFAVVFPHVGYIVPESRRHYALHIYRSDMNAWHSQTAYVAKEDGETRNAKHKLSVHNAMSVAYVEKGVVGWIDLWWGILLCNVLDSKPIIRFIPLPIPEPCDPSEFHLTFEDFTPRPHRHVTICHGLIKFVGLNFHADNAIRNMKRAQDHGWTATTWTRSIYSDDVWHDGMTIDTSEIYFTDSSLPSLLPGMFDEENNLTWGKFTTAGPTLSLLDDDIMYIMAKESMCHQTAYVLAVNTKSLKLESGAQCSAQKMRWFEPTYEPCLLLSSFGTTSELVKEFETKATIMETKEGPILSVLSRRLHALRKQQNRIARTEESIAAGMTLSQEQKEAMRSKPVLAAVIDELERLRAPLAAALAEELSTISAPAAGSSSI, from the exons ATGCCAGCAGACCAACCTTCCCTCGGCGATGGCCGCCACCCCCACATCCTCTTGGATAAGAAGTGCCTAATCGGCTATTTGGAAAACTCCACCACCGCAAAAACCAGAAACAGCCAAGGACTCGACGTCGAGGTCTCCTTCAAAACAGCCGATCCCCCGGCCATCTCACTGTGCTTTGCACGCTGCGTCGATCATCAGACCGGGAAGAGTTTGGTTGCGGAGCCTTTTATACTTGGCATAGCCGGAAGGTTCGTGCTGCTGGCTATCACTTTCTTGGACAGCGCCAACCATTATCGGCGGTTCCTCGACTATTTCGTCTACAAGGCAGCAGGGCCAGGTTCCGCCTCTCTCCATCTTCTTCCAAGGCCCTATCCGTCTTCTTTCTCGCGAAATTTGGTCGCCGTCTTGCCTGTCACTGACAACAACAGCGAAGAAGACTTTGCTGTCGTTTTCCCTCATGTTGGATATATCGTGCCCGAGTCTCGCAGACATTACGCGCTCCACATCTACCGCTCCGACATGAATGCTTGGCACTCTCAGACGGCTTATGTTGCCAAGGAGGATGGTGAAACAAGGAATGCTAAACATAAGCTATCGGTTCATAATGCCATGAGCGTGGCATATGTAGAAAAGGGTGTCGTAGGCTGGATCGATCTTTGGTGGGGAATTCTCTTATGCAATGTTTTGGACAGCAAGCCTATCATCCGTTTCATCCCATTGCCAATACCGGAACCGTGTGATCCCTCTGAGTTCCACTTGACGTTTGAGGATTTCACCCCAAGACCACACCGTCATGTCACGATATGCCATGGTTTGATCAAGTTTGTTGGGTTAAATTTTCATGCGGATAACGCTATTCGCAACATGAAGCGAGCACAAGATCATGGTTGGACGGCTACTACATGGACCAGATCAATCTATTCAGATGATGTTTGGCATGATGGCATGACGATTGATACGTCTGAGATATATTTCACCGACTCGAGTTTGCCGAGTCTTTTGCCTGGGATGTTTGATGAGGAAAACAATTTGACATGGGGGAAATTCACCACTGCAGGCCCTACATTAAGTTTGCTCGATGACGATATTATGTACATTATGGCGAAGGAGAGCATGTGCCATCAGACAGCATATGTACTCGCTGTCAACACCAAAAGTTTGAAGCTCGAATCTGGTGCGCAATGTTCTGCTCAAAAGATGAGGTGGTTTGAACCCACCTATGAGCCCTGTCTTCTTCTTAGCTCTTTTGGTACGACTTCAG aGTTGGTTAAGGAATTTGAAACCAAAGCGACAATAATGGAAACCAAGGAGGGACCGATCCTGTCGGTGTTGTCCAGGCGTCTCCACGCGCTGCGGAAGCAGCAGAATCGCATCGCGCGGACGGAAGAGTCTATCGCGGCCGGCATGACGCTTAGCCAGGAGCAGAAGGAGGCGATGCGCTCCAAGCCTGTCCTCGCCGCCGTCATTGACGAGCTCGAGCGCCTCCGcgcaccactcgccgccgccctcgccgaggAGCTCTCCACCATCTCCGCCCCTGCTGCCGGTTCCTCGTCCATCTAG